One window from the genome of Deinococcus arcticus encodes:
- a CDS encoding thioredoxin: MAAERPFVLFTQAQCPACEVLARLLALPLRGAFDGQIEVLHRQERPEAFEALAQTCRLARTPALLHRPSGELLLNTGSLGAVKAFLQRPNP; encoded by the coding sequence ATGGCCGCTGAGCGCCCCTTCGTGCTGTTCACGCAGGCGCAGTGCCCGGCCTGCGAGGTGCTGGCCCGCCTGCTGGCCCTGCCCCTGCGCGGCGCCTTTGACGGCCAGATAGAGGTGCTGCACCGGCAGGAACGGCCTGAGGCCTTTGAGGCGCTGGCCCAGACCTGCAGGCTGGCGCGGACCCCGGCCCTGCTGCACCGCCCCAGCGGCGAGTTGCTGCTGAACACGGGCAGCCTGGGTGCGGTGAAAGCATTTTTGCAGCGCCCCAATCCCTGA
- a CDS encoding ribonucleotide-diphosphate reductase subunit beta, with protein sequence MTPPFTATNWSEPEDHFSVSFYEKYTSQLWFPDEIPLSNDALSWQGLSENERWTYMHASAGLNALDTLQGEVGMPALRALVDGHIRKATLQFQGMMEDIHARSYSLMNKTFLTTTQERALFEWVTQQPQLQHKIAFLQEVFHDPDRSDFGLWRKMAASCLLETALFYSGFYYPLLLAGQGRMVAAGEIFNLIILDEAVHGVYVALLAQERFAALSGPEQADAAAWYEAVVWRLYGNELAYTHMLYDRLGLTEDAARFVRFNFNVLADNLNLPRLFDDEDVNPVVLNGIRSRGTTHDFFSAKGSSYAKLRTEPLTDADFAELWPEEAAHGR encoded by the coding sequence ATGACTCCCCCTTTTACCGCCACGAACTGGAGTGAGCCGGAAGACCACTTCTCGGTCTCCTTTTACGAGAAATACACCTCGCAGCTGTGGTTTCCCGATGAGATTCCGCTGTCCAACGACGCGCTGTCCTGGCAGGGCCTGAGCGAGAACGAGCGCTGGACCTACATGCACGCCTCGGCGGGGCTCAATGCGCTGGACACCCTGCAGGGCGAGGTGGGCATGCCTGCCCTGCGCGCGCTGGTGGACGGCCACATCCGCAAGGCCACGCTGCAGTTCCAGGGCATGATGGAAGACATCCACGCCCGCTCCTACAGCCTGATGAACAAGACCTTCCTGACCACCACCCAGGAACGCGCCCTGTTCGAGTGGGTGACCCAGCAGCCCCAGCTGCAGCACAAAATTGCCTTCCTGCAGGAGGTCTTTCACGACCCCGACCGCTCTGACTTTGGCCTGTGGCGCAAGATGGCGGCGTCGTGCCTGCTGGAAACGGCCCTGTTCTACAGCGGGTTCTACTATCCGCTGCTGCTGGCTGGGCAGGGCCGCATGGTGGCGGCGGGCGAGATTTTCAACCTGATCATTCTGGATGAGGCGGTGCACGGGGTGTATGTGGCGCTGCTGGCCCAGGAGCGCTTTGCGGCCCTGAGCGGGCCAGAGCAGGCGGACGCCGCCGCGTGGTACGAGGCAGTGGTGTGGCGGCTGTACGGCAATGAACTGGCCTACACCCACATGCTGTACGACCGCCTGGGCCTGACCGAGGACGCGGCGCGCTTTGTGCGCTTTAACTTCAACGTGCTGGCCGACAACCTGAACCTGCCGCGCCTGTTTGACGACGAGGACGTGAACCCGGTGGTGCTGAACGGCATCCGCTCGCGCGGCACCACCCACGACTTTTTCAGTGCCAAGGGCAGCAGCTACGCCAAGCTGCGCACCGAACCCCTGACCGACGCCGATTTTGCAGAACTGTGGCCTGAAGAGGCGGCACATGGCCGCTGA
- the nrdE gene encoding class 1b ribonucleoside-diphosphate reductase subunit alpha: protein MDPWIELNNRVLSGAAVDTSFDQAALESYLSQKVRPSLVAFPSLEARIEALVARGVWDAGVFARYTPQEIRAVFERAEALGFRFQSFMGAHKFYSEYATMTPDRCQWLERYEDRLSVTALARSDTAAGALELVEHLVTQTFTPATPTLMNSGKANTGRLVSCFLLQDCTDNLESITRTLAFVAELSKGGGGIGVELSNLRARGESLRGLQNVTKGVLGVAKMLDHMLRYADQAGQRPGAGAIYLSVMHADFLDVLGAKKIATDEDARLKTLSVGATIPDVFMARARAGQDVYQFYPHSLFLETGREFTAIDWTREYDTLAANPRIRKKLVSARRVLEEIAVTQGESGYPYLLFEGHANRANPIPNVGTIKMSNLCSEILQPTLPSTFYPYGQEHRDQVGLDVSCNLASLVIEQSLASGDLGRVVRAAIRMLDNVARATAIAEVPAVKRANEDMRSVGLGAMGLHSFLAKNELVYGSPEALEVVDVYFAAVHYHARRTSMEIARDTGFVFRGFEGSRYQSGEHFAQYLQQDFLPRTPEVQALFAGHTLPRREDWQRLVADIQQHGLAHSFVMAVAPTGSISYVSHASASLMPVTERVETRTSNKARTVYPMPHLNELTEWFYEEAYDMDQRRVIDTVATAQKHVDQGISCTLFVPSTASTRTLQRYYLYAYARGLKTLYYTRLKKVSIEDCAGCAV, encoded by the coding sequence GTGGACCCCTGGATTGAACTGAACAACCGCGTGCTCTCGGGCGCGGCCGTGGACACGAGCTTCGATCAGGCCGCGCTGGAGAGCTACCTGTCGCAGAAGGTGCGGCCCAGTCTGGTGGCTTTTCCCAGTCTGGAGGCCCGAATTGAAGCCCTGGTGGCGCGTGGCGTGTGGGATGCCGGGGTCTTTGCGCGCTATACCCCGCAGGAAATCCGGGCGGTGTTTGAGCGGGCCGAGGCCCTGGGCTTCCGCTTTCAGTCCTTCATGGGCGCCCACAAGTTCTATTCCGAATACGCCACCATGACCCCCGACCGCTGCCAGTGGCTGGAGCGCTACGAGGATCGCCTGAGCGTGACGGCCCTGGCCCGCAGCGACACCGCCGCCGGGGCGCTGGAACTGGTGGAGCATCTGGTCACGCAGACCTTTACCCCGGCCACGCCCACCCTGATGAACTCCGGCAAGGCGAACACGGGGCGGCTGGTGAGCTGCTTTCTGCTGCAGGACTGCACCGACAACCTGGAGTCGATCACCAGGACCCTGGCCTTTGTGGCCGAACTGTCCAAGGGGGGCGGCGGCATCGGGGTGGAACTCAGCAACCTGCGCGCCCGGGGCGAGTCGCTTCGCGGCCTTCAGAACGTCACCAAGGGCGTGCTGGGTGTGGCCAAGATGCTGGACCACATGCTGCGCTACGCCGATCAGGCCGGGCAGCGCCCTGGGGCCGGGGCCATCTACCTGTCGGTCATGCACGCCGACTTTCTGGACGTGCTGGGCGCCAAGAAGATTGCCACCGACGAGGACGCGCGCCTGAAAACCCTCTCGGTGGGCGCCACCATTCCCGATGTCTTTATGGCCAGGGCCCGCGCGGGCCAGGACGTGTACCAGTTCTACCCGCATTCGCTGTTCCTGGAAACCGGGCGCGAGTTCACCGCCATTGACTGGACCCGTGAATATGACACCCTGGCGGCCAATCCCCGCATTCGCAAAAAGCTCGTCTCGGCGCGGCGGGTGCTGGAAGAGATCGCGGTCACGCAGGGCGAGAGCGGCTATCCCTACCTGCTGTTCGAGGGCCACGCCAACCGCGCCAACCCCATTCCCAATGTGGGCACCATCAAGATGAGCAACCTCTGCTCTGAGATCCTGCAGCCTACCCTGCCCAGCACGTTTTACCCCTACGGCCAGGAACACCGCGATCAGGTGGGGCTGGACGTGAGCTGCAACCTCGCCTCGCTGGTGATCGAGCAGAGTCTGGCGAGCGGCGACCTGGGGCGGGTGGTGCGGGCCGCCATTCGCATGCTGGACAACGTGGCGCGCGCCACGGCCATTGCCGAGGTGCCGGCCGTGAAACGCGCCAACGAGGACATGCGCTCGGTGGGCCTGGGGGCCATGGGCCTGCATTCCTTTCTGGCGAAGAATGAACTGGTGTACGGCAGCCCCGAGGCGCTGGAAGTTGTGGATGTTTATTTTGCCGCCGTGCATTACCACGCCCGCCGGACCAGCATGGAGATTGCGCGGGACACCGGCTTCGTGTTCCGGGGCTTTGAAGGCAGCCGCTACCAGAGCGGCGAGCATTTCGCTCAGTACCTGCAGCAGGATTTCCTGCCCCGCACGCCCGAGGTTCAGGCCCTGTTCGCGGGCCACACGCTGCCCCGCCGCGAGGACTGGCAGCGACTGGTGGCCGACATCCAGCAGCATGGACTGGCCCACTCCTTCGTGATGGCGGTTGCGCCCACGGGGTCCATCAGCTACGTCTCGCACGCCTCGGCCAGCCTCATGCCGGTGACGGAGCGGGTGGAAACCCGCACCAGCAACAAGGCGCGCACGGTCTACCCCATGCCCCACCTGAACGAGCTGACGGAGTGGTTTTACGAGGAAGCCTACGACATGGACCAGCGCCGGGTGATCGACACGGTGGCCACCGCACAAAAGCACGTGGACCAGGGCATTTCCTGCACGCTGTTCGTGCCCAGCACGGCCAGCACCCGCACCCTGCAGCGCTACTACCTGTACGCCTATGCGCGCGGCCTGAAAACGCTGTACTACACGCGGCTGAAAAAGGTCAGCATCGAGGACTGCGCCGGCTGCGCGGTGTGA
- the nrdI gene encoding class Ib ribonucleoside-diphosphate reductase assembly flavoprotein NrdI encodes MLLVVDSLTGNVRRFAQALAQEAGGLDLHEVRQGAPAAPYLLLTYTFGQGQVPASTQAFLALHGAGLRGVVASGSYHWGDHFARAGSVIAAQFRVPLVARINKAGTTADRAQVAAWVRAQVVPTVPHPHSPERSRPWTPGLN; translated from the coding sequence ATGCTGCTGGTCGTTGATTCCCTGACCGGCAACGTGCGGCGCTTTGCTCAGGCCCTGGCCCAGGAGGCGGGCGGCCTGGACCTGCACGAGGTCCGTCAGGGCGCGCCAGCTGCCCCCTACCTGCTGCTCACCTATACCTTCGGGCAGGGTCAGGTGCCCGCCAGCACCCAGGCGTTCCTGGCGCTGCACGGCGCTGGCCTGCGCGGCGTGGTGGCCAGCGGCAGCTACCACTGGGGCGATCATTTTGCGCGCGCCGGCAGCGTGATTGCTGCGCAGTTCCGCGTGCCCCTGGTGGCCCGCATCAACAAGGCGGGGACCACCGCCGACCGGGCACAGGTGGCCGCGTGGGTGCGCGCCCAGGTGGTGCCCACGGTCCCCCACCCCCATTCCCCCGAAAGGAGCCGACCGTGGACCCCTGGATTGAACTGA
- a CDS encoding acyl-CoA thioesterase: MSDSRASLPAPPRPRPLTGETRITHAVFPGHTNHHGTLFGGEALSLMDSAAFIAATRYCRRKVVTRHLDAMEFRRPIPQGSLVELVARVLRTGRTSMTVLVELFREPMDSDERELSCTGTFTLVALDSQGQPVAVPPLDRPAGDHAAGR; encoded by the coding sequence TTGTCCGATTCACGCGCTTCCCTGCCGGCCCCGCCCCGCCCCCGGCCCTTGACTGGCGAAACCCGCATCACACACGCGGTGTTTCCGGGGCACACCAACCACCACGGCACCCTGTTCGGCGGCGAAGCCCTGTCACTGATGGATTCAGCCGCCTTTATTGCTGCCACCCGCTACTGCCGCCGCAAGGTGGTCACCCGCCACCTGGACGCCATGGAATTCCGCCGTCCCATTCCGCAGGGGTCGCTGGTGGAACTGGTGGCCCGCGTTCTTCGCACCGGCCGCACCAGCATGACCGTGCTGGTGGAGCTGTTCCGCGAGCCCATGGACAGCGATGAGCGCGAACTGTCCTGCACCGGCACCTTCACGCTGGTGGCCCTGGACAGCCAGGGGCAACCTGTGGCGGTGCCCCCTCTGGACCGCCCCGCAGGGGACCATGCTGCTGGTCGTTGA